DNA sequence from the Methylomonas albis genome:
CGCATTTGGGCCACGGCAAGCATGAGGCGGTGACCAACGCCAATAGCAATGCCCGTAACGGCAAGAGCCGGAAAACGCTCAAAGGCGACTTCGGCGACTTACCCATCGAGATTCCCCGTGACCGTCATGGCGAATTCGAACCCCAGATTATCGCCAAGCATCAACGGCGCTGGACGGGCTTCGACGACAAGATCATCTCGTTGTACGCCCGCGGCCTGACGGTACGGGAAATCCAGGCCCATCTATTGGAGATCTATCACACGGAGGTGTCGCCCACCTTGATTTCCTCGGTGACCGACGCGGTCCTTGAGGAGGTGAGCGCCTGGCAAACCCGTCCGCTGGATCCGATTTACCCCATCGTCTACCTCGACTGCCTACACACCAAAGTGCGGGACAGTGGCAGTGTGCGGATCAAGGCGGTCTATCTGGCTATTGGTGTCAATCTGGACGGCCACAAAGAGGTGCTGGGGCTGTGGATTGCCCAAAGCGAAGGCGCCAAATTTTGGCTGCAAGTGGTCACCGAGCTCAAGAACCGTGGCGTCAACGACGTTTTTATCGCCTGTGTCGACGGTCTAAAGGGGTTTCCGGAAGCGATCGAAACCGTGTTTCCCAAAGCCACTGTGCAGTTGTGCATCGTGCACTTGGTCCGTAACAGCCTTAACTACGTCAGCTACAAAAGGCGCCAGTCGGTCGCCGACGACCTCAAGCGTATCTATCAAGCCGCTACCGTCAGGGAAGCCGAACAAAAACTGGCCGAATTCGAGGCCAACTGGCACGAAGCCTATCCCACCATTGCCCCGATCTGGCGACGAAACTGGGACCGTATCATCCCGTTTTTCGACTATCCGCCCGAGATTCGCAAGGTGATCTACACCACTAATACCATCGAATCGGTGAACCGAAGCCTGAGAAAAATCATAAAAAATCGCGCGATCTTCCCCAGCGATGACGCATTATCCAAGTTGCTCTATCTGGCATTGAAGAATATCAGCCAAAAGTGGACCATGCCCGTCTATGACTGGAAAGCCGCATTAAACCGGTTTAGTATTCAGTTCGAAGACCGAATCCCTAACCGATAACTTAAACCCGTTTACACAAAATTCGGGATACCCCCCGGCAACTGCCGGAACTGAGCATAGTTTGTCCATCAATCGAGCTTTGAGAACCATCAGTCTGGCTTTTTTATCGACCTTTCTCCTTAGCAACTCGACCGACCGAGTTCAGAGCATGAACATTGGCGCTATTTTGTCCGATGCGCCGATTCTGACAGCCACCCTCCGCGCTTTTTTCTCGACCTTTCGCTTTTGCAGCTAGAGCGCCCGAGCTCCGAGCTTGATCGTTGGCATTATTTTGGCCAATGGCCGCACTATTTTCTTGATCGTTCCACTTCTCAGCGGAGAAGCCCGGTCTCCAAGCGCTATGCTTGGGTTTTTGTTGTGAAATAGCCGGCGTTTGAGAACCGTCAGTTAGCTATTTAGCCGAGTGCTCGAGATATTTACTGCGGCTGTCGGCTCTCATCTATAAGCCGGCGGGGTTTGCTGGCGTTCGGATGCGTCATAACAGTCCAGCCCTCAGTGTGTAAGGTTCTTGGGATGAGCTCAAGGAATAGGCAATATCAGCATGATTTGCTTTCATGGCCTGGATAAATATTGCCCATGAGCTGCGTTAAGCCTGATTTTGGTGAACCCGTGTCTTACTGACATTTCTGTCATGGCCCTTTAGTCCCATTGTACTCATGGTCACAAAATTTACAATTCAGCCGTCTCTTCTAACTTTGGAAATGGAAAACATGAAAGTAAATACTATTTTAAAAACCGGTGTCGTTGCAGGCCTGCTGGCTATGTCTAACGCAAGCTCCGCGAGTGTTTGGGCACCCACCGATAACGATAGCCAATTTGCGAACCTCTACGCATTGTTGTTTAACATCCCTACCGGGGAAAAATTTGCGCTGTTTGAAGATACCGCTTCCCTGAGCAGCACCAGCGGCGATTTGAATATAACGCCAGTATTGAGCTTCTTGGATGCGGCAACCGTCACCTTTACCGCCAATGGTAACGACGTAGATGTGAGTACCGATATATCTAGCGGCGTACTTCTGGGTTCCAGCAATTTTCAATTAGGCTGGTGGTCTCCAACCGGCTGGATTACTGAACATTCAAGCAGTGCCATCAGCTTGCTAGGCAAAACTTCCTGGAGCTTGGCTTTTGTCGACCCTACTATTCAAGGCGCAAATAACGAGCACAGATTGTTCGCTTTCGATATTCAAGCTTCTCAAGCCTCAAGCGACTTCCCAGGATCAGGTGGTACAGCTGTTCCTCTGCCTGCTACCGCTTGGCTGATGACCAGCGCTCTTCTGGGTTTCTTGTACACCGGCCGTCGCAAATCCAACGTTACAGCATAAAACCGGCAGCCCTTACACCCGGCAGCTTTGCCTGCAGGGTGTAAGGGCGATTTATGCCAATCAATGTATCCAATCCAAGCAGTTCCCCGTTGACTGAGCGGAGCCGAAGTCAACCGTTCACTTCGGCTACTTCGGCTTCGCTCAGCACAAGTCCGTTCAGCGCAAGTTAGCTCAGCGAACGACCTATTTGGCATTGCCAATGGGTATAAACTTTCTCGAATATCACCTAAAGGCGGCTTTTCTGTTAACGCTGTTGATGCGTTGACTCAAAGCATCATTGCGCGATGGCCTGCTCAACCACCCCATCAGCCAATTTTTGCTGCAATTGATAAGCGGCAGTGAGGCGGGATTTTAGTTGGTCGCAGAGGGCTGTGAGTTCATCGACTTTAGCGACGATGCGGTGTTGTTCTCGCAATGATGGAACTGCAATCACACAGCTCTTCAACTGCGTCATATTGATTGACGCGAGATTAGTAGTCTGTTTTGAAGCTGCTTGAAAATATGCTTTTGCAATCGAATTCATATACATCTCAATCCATGAGCTAGACAGATCTTTCGTTAATCGACGCATTCTGAAGATATGATTTTGATGAAGACAGCTCTCAATTTCAGAGTTCCAAATAGCGGTCCTTCCAACCTTATCCCAGTCGCCCCCTTCAGTTACGAGTAAATCGCCCTTTAACAGTTGATAGCGTCCCAGTTCAGATTGACGTATTTCTACCGTCTTGATGCTATCAAGAACCAAATGACCTCTTTGAACATTGGCCACGCGCAAATAGGGCAGCTCAACCAAATCTGCACCAGTTATTTTTCTACCGAGTGTCACGCCGCCAGTAATGTCGAGAGCATCACCAAGTCTCAGCCATTCCCATTCCGCTGGCAATTCAAACGGTTTTTCGTCCTCAGCAATTGCTGCCAGCGGCTTGTCTTTCTTGATCTTGCCTTCTGCAATCAACTTAGCTTTTTCAGCCTGAATGCGCTTGAGTAATTCGCTGACCGGTTCGTCGTTAGCATCTTGCGGCACCAGTTTGCCCATTACCGCCAGTTGCAGCAGGGTTTGTTTGAGAGCGTCGATGCTGGCTTCGGTGGTGAACAGGGTGTCGAAATACGCGGCGATGCGCTGCCAGTTGGACTGGCCGAAAATTGCTCCTGCATTTTCGGCATTGCATCGTTTTGTCAGTTCCTCGTGTGCGGATAGTGAGATAAAGCGCGTATCAGAAAAATCTAGCCTAGCTGAACTCAAATTCTTCACTGACAAAAATGGTACTCCCTCAGAAATATATTCTGGTGTGTGATGCGCACCATCAGTAATTTGCGTTGCAATCTCGTTCATTTTCACCCACCCCCATCCCTGCGGCAGATCAAACGGTTTTTCATCCTCAGCAATCGCCGCCAGCGGCTTGCCTTTCTTGATCTTCCCCTCAGCCATCAACTGGGCCTTTTCCGCCTGGATGCGCTTGAGCAATTCACTGGCCGGTTCGTCGTTAGCATCTTGCAGCACCAACTTGCCGCGCACGGCCAATTCCAAAATCAACTCGCGCAGTTTCTTGATGCCATAAACACTGGCCGCATTACCGGCACCGCGGCCCCGACCTGACTTTTTCGCGGTGTCGGCAGCGGTCCAGAGGTCGAGGTGTTCGGTCAGCAGGAGGTGTTTGATTGGGCGTTCAGCGTCCATGATCACCGCCCAGTTCACTTTGTAGTTCCGCTTCAATCGCCGCTATGCTCGGC
Encoded proteins:
- a CDS encoding restriction endonuclease subunit S, yielding MDAERPIKHLLLTEHLDLWTAADTAKKSGRGRGAGNAASVYGIKKLRELILELAVRGKLVLQDANDEPASELLKRIQAEKAQLMAEGKIKKGKPLAAIAEDEKPFDLPQGWGWVKMNEIATQITDGAHHTPEYISEGVPFLSVKNLSSARLDFSDTRFISLSAHEELTKRCNAENAGAIFGQSNWQRIAAYFDTLFTTEASIDALKQTLLQLAVMGKLVPQDANDEPVSELLKRIQAEKAKLIAEGKIKKDKPLAAIAEDEKPFELPAEWEWLRLGDALDITGGVTLGRKITGADLVELPYLRVANVQRGHLVLDSIKTVEIRQSELGRYQLLKGDLLVTEGGDWDKVGRTAIWNSEIESCLHQNHIFRMRRLTKDLSSSWIEMYMNSIAKAYFQAASKQTTNLASINMTQLKSCVIAVPSLREQHRIVAKVDELTALCDQLKSRLTAAYQLQQKLADGVVEQAIAQ
- a CDS encoding IS256 family transposase → MTVSPKAIPDELLDALMSNYQTPEDLIGANGLLKQLTKAIVERALEAEMTAHLGHGKHEAVTNANSNARNGKSRKTLKGDFGDLPIEIPRDRHGEFEPQIIAKHQRRWTGFDDKIISLYARGLTVREIQAHLLEIYHTEVSPTLISSVTDAVLEEVSAWQTRPLDPIYPIVYLDCLHTKVRDSGSVRIKAVYLAIGVNLDGHKEVLGLWIAQSEGAKFWLQVVTELKNRGVNDVFIACVDGLKGFPEAIETVFPKATVQLCIVHLVRNSLNYVSYKRRQSVADDLKRIYQAATVREAEQKLAEFEANWHEAYPTIAPIWRRNWDRIIPFFDYPPEIRKVIYTTNTIESVNRSLRKIIKNRAIFPSDDALSKLLYLALKNISQKWTMPVYDWKAALNRFSIQFEDRIPNR